gaagaatccattacgggttacaaaccatgatgtgcatgtgcaacctcctgattttagaaatgggctatgtcagaatgccagatgcaagggagggcaccaggatgaggtctcttgttatctggtgtgctccctggggcatttggtgggccgctgtgagatacaggaagctggactagatgggcctatggcctgatccagtggggctgttcttatgttccttattCAGTCATATGCCCAACTTATCCCAGCTCCCCCACTGCGTGACACGTGTCTAGTTAGCACGTCAGAATGGTGGGCTCTGGGTTTAAGCGTGCACACGGGCGCTTCAGAATTGGTGCAACCATGGGAAGTGAATCCCACTGTTCAGTCGgaggcttgctctcaggtaagagcatcgctgccttccccttcccggCAGCCACTCCTCCCGCTTGCAATTGCGGGCGGCTGCCAGCGGGGGCTCGGGTGGAGAGGGCGGCTGCGCTCCGGCTTCTCCTGGCCCTTTAAGCAGCCAACGCGGAAGCTGCCTGGTcctagcccagcccagccccaggaGGCTCTCGCTGCGCGCAAGCCTCTGCCCCTgcatggggaggctggggggaTGGCGGGGGCCGGCTGGGCGCCTCCGCAGCTGGAGGACTTCATCCTGACCGAGAGGCTGGGCAGTGGCACCTACGCGACTGTCTTCAAAGCCTACAGGAAGGTGAGAAGGGGCTttccaggcctgggggggggggctgaactgAAGGGTATAGGTCATGCCCCCCATCCAGTGCTAGCTGAAGTGGCTCTGTCATCAAGGATCAGGGCAATTCAAGATCTTTCAAGGGCTCTGAATGGAGCCTCCAGTTTCATGGAGCAGAATGGAACCTCCAGTGTCAGAAGCAGTATACCTGTGAGTGGGGCAGGGCTGTGGCTTTCATCTTCCTGGGCTGAACTGTTCGTGGTCGTCGTCCCCCCATCCGGTGCTAGCTGAAGTGGCTTTCAACAAGGATTAGGGCAATTCATGATCTTTCAAGAGCTCTGAcagcaaaatggaacctccagtttCAGTAGCAGTATACATGTGAGTGGGGCAGGGCTGCGGCTTTCATCTTTGCTGGAAGCATCTCTGGCTGCGTCCCCTGCAGACAGGATGCTGCATTAGATGAACCTTGGACCAGATTCAGCAGGGGCTTTTCTTGTATTCACCCACCAGCTCCTGGGATTCTTGCAAGGAACACTCGGCTATCACTGGCCTTTGGCAGGATGACCAATGTCAAAACCAGAatagaggacaaggcaccccaaaacgtagaacattcaagaaaaatgttgtatgtgacaaaataaaaactaaaaccacTTGTATATTGTTTCCATGTGGTTCATTTATATACtatgttacttattattaaatttaaaactacattaaaTATAATGCGCTGCCTGccggggcctgctcacaggggaaaggaggacatttaagttcttttccggGACATgggactaaaaaagaggacatgtcctggaaaaatatATGGTCTGGTCACCTTGGCCTCTGGTCTTATCCAACCagtaaggcacttctgtttttaaGTAAAAGTGCACAAGATTGCTCAGCATAGACTTTCAGTGTTATGGGATCCTGAATATGGACTCTTTCATTTTGTCAGGGCTGGATGCCTCTCTGGGTTGAGTGATCAGGCTTGATCCAGTACACACCCTGTTCTTTCTGTTCAACAGATTCTGTGTTTTTGTTATCATACTGTCCTGGGGATTGTATAACGTGTCCATAAAACAGTAAATCTGAGCTTGAACAGACTTCAGGAATTTCCTTTGGGAATTCTAGAtagttttgtttgtgtgtgtgtgtgtgtacacgccCACACACCCAGGAAGACCAGTCATCCCTGTTTCGAGTTGCAATTTGAGATTCAATTAGAAGGAAGCTGCTTTTCGGTTGTTAGCATTAGGGCTGAATATATTTGGGGGGTAGATAGGATGACTTGGAATCTGAGGACAAAAAGGGGCTAGTTGACATAGAGCCAAACTTTGGCTCGGGAGCCACAGGTGGCTCTTTGATGTATGATGtgcggctctcagaaatatgttgactgagctcctttaattaattaataaaaaggtaaataagaaattttcaagcattATAATTATTTACCTGCTATAGACTGAGAGTGCCCTGGATTAAAACACGTTGACGCTGGGTAAATATATataagaatgtaaatgcttcttaaatattgctgttctcaaacatttctcttgcagctcttaaatatctgaagtttattgtatgtggctcttatgttaagcagaTTTGGCCACCCTGGTGTAGAGCAAGTAAAACGTTAGTGCTGTAGTCCTGGCAGAGGGGTAGTTTCAGAGCCtagttttttaaaagatgaaaagTTCTAGGGCTGTAGTAggttataattttattttatatgtCACCTTTCAGCTACGGGCATATGAAAAGAGCTTACAAATTTCGATGAAAAGCAATAAAACTGTAGCCtacaaaaatcaaaacaaagttGTGATAGGAACAAACAGATCCCCCCCTCCAATTGATTATGTCACAAAATCAAAAGCTCTGCAGAATAAAATGATCTTCAGGCGTTGCATAGAAGCGGAGAAAGGGGACCAATTTAATCAATCTATTTTAAAAGTTTGGGGTCGCCCATTGAAAATATCCTGCTCTTGGTTCTGAGAGCAGTGAATTATGATTCATTGCAGTGAatcatgggccagataaagagcttctgttggCTGCATCTGGCtcacgggtcttatgtttgatacccttgtactaggggatggggggggggaaggtatgaTTAAACCTGGGCAGGAGTTAAGAAAGCCAGATTTGGTGGAGTGTGTAGGAGGAGGGATTGCTTCCATGGCCTAGCAGGATAGGCCTTGAATTGGAACCACCTTCGGCAGGGACTGGGTCTTTACCAAGTGTTGGCAGTGACAGTGTCATGGTGCTATAAACAGATCTGCCTGGATACCGGACGTGTGTGATTGAAATCTGCCAAGATCTTTTGGGCAACACCAACTAAAGCCAATTTGCCTTTTGCCTCCATAGAGGAATGTCCGGGAGGTAGTGGCCATCAAGTGCGTGAGCAAGAAGAGCCTGAACAAGGCCTCCGTAGAGAACCTCTTGACCGAAATAGAGATCCTCAAGACCATCCGCCACCCACACATTGTGGAGCTGAAAGACTTCCAGGTGGGGTGCAGAAGCAGGTGTGGAGTTGACTGGATTGGGGTTCCATATGGGTCAGACcctttgatccatctagctcaagATGGTCTATATGGATGGACAGtagctgtccagggtttcagacggAGGTCTTTCCAAGGCCCAGCCCTAACTGGAGTTTGTGAGAGGGTTCTTGGTGACATGACATGGGGCAAGCCAATCAACACCATCACAGTCAAATGCCTGCTTCAAACCTGGAGAGCTATTTCTTGTTTTGGAGCCCAGTCCTGGAGAGAGAAGGTACATTTAATCTGAGCATAGTGAGGTTTTTTTCCAGAGCAACTTCACTGCTATGCTACTTTTGTTTTCAGCCTTACCCATGCTAAAGACCTTTTGCAATCGATGGGACAAGTTAGTTATGACTTATTGAAGCTCTTTTTATTTCAGTGGTATTTTAAGTGTGGCTAGCTTTCTTAGGGTCAGGGTCTGTGTGTTTGGGATTACAACTGAAGGTACTGCCGTAGCAATGGCTAggaaaattaataataattaatgggTGATATAGAACTCTAAATACAAGTACAACAAAGGTTATGTGAGATTTTCAGGGACTGTAGCAGTGTGCAAGCCCATGGCTGTACTACAGCAAATCATTGCAGATTTCTTAAAGTGTCCCAGCAGCTGCTTGAATGTTTTTTCTCAGATTTATAATCAGGATAGCATATGttctttgcaaataaataaaaggacatctgcaaccATGTCTGTTTTCTGGCTGCTGTCTTGAGACTTAATCCCCATCGGCCCTTGAGGGTTCCCCAGGCGTTGCCCCCACGCTCCCTTATGACTGTGCAAAGCACATCTTTGCACAgacataaggactagaaacttgttggTGGAGTTTGTTCGGATACTGAGCTCAGTGACTGGCTGAACTTATGTAGTACAATTACACCCAGCTCTGTTGCAATGTgcttccagcatcctgttcctgGGGTGAACTACTGCATTGTGTGCCCACAGAAGTAATGGCGTTACATCATTCAAGACAGCCATACCtgatggaggagggagagacTGGATTTCAAACAAACCTGATGCTGTTTGACTTCTTTGCAGTGGAACAAGGAGTACATCTACCTGATCATGGAATTTTGTGCTGGGGGTGATCTCTCTCGCTTTATCCATACACGGAGGATACTCCCGGAGAAAGTGGCTCGGATATTCTTACAGCAATTGGGTAAGGAGTGGGAAGgggcacagagagggaggagggagggaggggatgtgTTCTTGGCTGTATATAATTACTGCTTTCCACTGCTGATCAAAAGGAACTGTTGGAGAAGGAAAATAAAATCTTGATTTGGTAAGGAAGTTGGTTGCTTGCAACTGATGCctacagggccagctttaagccaattggccCAATTgctccaaattgggccccactCCAGGGTAATAGAGAGTAGATTGCTtaaatccatttggtccattaactcacatgcatttttaggcacacattttgattgctttccgttCGACCATAGAAAAAGAAAGTatgtaaaaattttatttatatctctaagattctacagaccttggctgcaaacttggggccctgcaaaaaatgtttcaaattggGCCTGACAGCAGCTCAGGCTGGCCCTGAGTGACTTGACACCCTTCCCAATCTCAGCACTGTTTCCGTTTATCCAAACAGCTTGTGCCTTGAAGTTCCTTCATGAGAAGAATATCTCCCACTTAGATCTGAAGCCCCAGAACATCCTGCTCAGCTCCTTGGATAAGCCTCTTCTCAAACTGGCAGGTCAGTATGGGTTGGGAATCGAACAATGTACGGCGAATTGCATGGGACATATTGCAATGCACTTCCAACTTAAGAGCATGATCCTGAGGGTTTGGTCCTCCTTTATTTCATTATTGAAGAACAACACCTGCTAATGCAGTCTGATGCACCTAGATGTGCATCATCCAGGGAGCACTCAGAATCATTTAATGGGGTTTTATATGGGGGAAGCATTCAAAGCCATTTTCCCCGTCTGCAGTCTCAAGTAGTACAGTCTAGTCTATCACTTCATTCTGGGGTGTGTGTAAATCGGATCATAGTCCTTTGTGGGCAGGAGTCatcttttgtttttctcttccagATTTTGGATTTGCTCAACACATGTCCCCAAGAGATGAGAAGCATGTGCTGAGAGGGTCACCGCTTTACATGGCTCCAGAGATGGTGTGCAATGGGCAGTATGATGCCCGTGTAGACCTATGGTCCATGGGAGTGATTCTCTATGGTAAGTCCATTATCTGACTTGGAGACAGAGTAGTTTGAACTCCACCTATTCTGCACAGGGATGATGATATTGAGGCTCCCAATGCCAGTAAAATGTTGCCTGCTTTTTGGAGTGAGGCTGACCCAAGACATCCCGGCACCTAAAGCAGTGCATCAAATGCTTCCTCCCACTTTTCTACTTGTGCACCAGTCATTACCCTCACcacttctcttcttcctccctaGATTAAAGGTAAaggaagaagtgtggagaagaattgtggactagagtgtcagagacaTTCTAGCACCTCACACTTCCTCTCTTCTCACTGCTCCCTTCTTCTTCTCTTTTTGTTCAGATCTGAGTAGGAGGAGTGGACAGAGGTGGATAGGCCCTCCCCACCATCTGCCTGAGGCATTGGCCTCAGTcaacctcatgaatgggccagcttTGTCTCAGAACCTTATTGCAAGGGTTTCTTTCCTTCCTAGAGGCCCTATTTGGACGCCCGCCTTTTGCCTCCAGGTCATTTGCTGAGCTGGAAGAGAAGATCCGAAGTAATCATCCCATTGAGGTAACATTGCAGTAGTCGGGGTGCTGGCAGGTGCTGGGATCTCAGGGAGGGAATGAAGGTTGATGCCATTTGAACATGCAGAAGGAGAAAGATTCTTAGAGCCTGGGTTACCTTGAGTGACTTTCCTGGATTATCAGTTACTGATTAAACACCATCAACAGATATGGTACTTTGCTTTAATCAGGTGAGAGCCCCAGTAATACTTGTTAATCCATTGCATACATTTAAGTTGGTAGATTGaattttctcattttaaaaaattgttctgaAGAAAAAACATTCTTTGTTTTGAGATGATGCACAGGTGGGTTGTAATAGGTATCAAATTGGAAGAGGCATTCTCATCAAATTGGAAGAAGCATTCTCTCCTGGATGTGAAAGTGAAGGGAGAATGCCTCTTCTGCTTTGGCTTATGTCATCTGCAGTATTTATAAATAGGCACATATACTAATAAcagtaataaaaaaaattgcaagaggCATAGAGCAGGAAAGGCTTGGAATCTAGAGGCAGCTAATATCTTTCAGAGGATGATATTCTTACCAGAGACTGCAAGGTGTCAATTGCTATACATtacatcagtgattctcacacatttagcaccgggacccactttttagaatgagaatctgtcaggacccaccagaagtgatgtcatgacgggaagtgacatcatcaagcaggaaaattgttaacaatcctaggctgcaatccttcccacacttacccaggagtaaatcccactgactatcagtgttaaaagaatatacgtagtagcttattgaaagtacaggtctgttacatttccccaatgcagtcatggtatcatcaagtctaatatattaaaaataaaatactgacatgaatggggacccatctgaaattggctcgcgatgcatctagtgggtcccgacccacagtttgagaaacactgcattacacgtttcacccccaccccctgcccaacTCCTGATTTAGAGCTACCATTATTGTGGGAAAACTATCCTTTGGACTTGACCGGTGGCTTGACTGCCCGTCGTCTGTCTTGCTTTTCTAGCTTCCCAGACATCCGCGGCTGTCGCAAGAGTGCTTGGACCTCCTGCAGCGCCTCCTGAAGAGAGACCCCCAGCAGCGCATCTCTTTCAAAGAGTTCTTTGCTCACCCCTTTGTGGACATGGAGCATATGCCGAGTGCTGAGAGCCTGGGCAAAGCAGTGAGTGAAAATGATACCactgggaagggaggggcagtGAAAATTTGAGATCactggggaggggatggggagagAGGTCGGAGTGACTGAATCTCCCAGTGGCACTGACCAGTGGCTGAGGTCAGAGGCTTCTAGTAATATAGACCCTCCATGAAGTAGATCTGCATGAGTGTGAGACTTGGGCTATCCACATGAAGTTTAAGGTGCTAAGAATCCTGAAGTGGTAGAATTGTAAATCTCCCACTCCCCAAGTGGTATTACTTATTTTGTCACCTCATTCTACTTGCATGGGCAGACCATGTCCTAGGTaaagggaagagaagagaggGATATATCTCATCCACCCCCATCAGTTTTAGAATATGGGACTACATATGAATCAGTCTTATTGTAAATGTGTCTCCCCATCTTTTGGAGGAGGAGCCTCTGACTTTTGAAAAGTGACATAGTAGCAATCACCCATAtttgaagagctggtgcagagtgGTGTCTAAGAAACAACTTACTCTTGATCCATAGTGAGGCAGTAGCATTCTAGGCTGCTCTGTTTCACACTGTGGATTGATGAACATGTGTCAGTCCTATTTTTGAATCCTCCCCATTGCAAAACGCATCCTGCATGTAGTTAACAGACATCTCAGGGAGAGATCTGGGCAACACATTTCCTTCAATGTGTTCATTTACTACATGCAGGATTGAGTGCtggttattttgtttttgtttttattttattttttgcatggggaagtgtttgaaaatatgttacatgggggtttgggggggggggaagctgaagtAAGCCACTTGTCCTCTCAGCCTGAATCCCCAATCTGTAGTAGGTGGGTAATAGTACTGTGCAAATTATAGTAAGATAATGTGTGTGGAGTGTTTTGAACATCAAAAAGCATGAGTATATAAATGCTAACTAGTTGTTGTTAAGAATTACTTCTGTAAGTATGTGCAACTGTCTTCTAGTCCGTAAATAGATTATTCAGGTGACTTTAGTtcttatggaggcttctgagagTGAGGTATCCTTCTCTGGTAGCAGAGTGTGGCAAGTATCTAGGAGCTGGAGTTTCTGAGGGCCCAGAGATTATTGCTACCGCCTTCCCTCTACACATTAGCCAACAATGGGCAAATCACCACCTTGAATTCCTACTCCGGTCTCTTCCTTCATTctgctttctcttcctttctcagaCCTCTCTTGTAATGGAAGCTGTGAAGAAGGACCAGCAAGGAGATGCTTCTGCTGCCCTGTCCCTCTATTCCAAGGCTCTGGAGTACTTTGTCCCTGCCTTACGCTGTGA
The DNA window shown above is from Tiliqua scincoides isolate rTilSci1 chromosome 8, rTilSci1.hap2, whole genome shotgun sequence and carries:
- the ULK3 gene encoding serine/threonine-protein kinase ULK3; the protein is MAGAGWAPPQLEDFILTERLGSGTYATVFKAYRKRNVREVVAIKCVSKKSLNKASVENLLTEIEILKTIRHPHIVELKDFQWNKEYIYLIMEFCAGGDLSRFIHTRRILPEKVARIFLQQLACALKFLHEKNISHLDLKPQNILLSSLDKPLLKLADFGFAQHMSPRDEKHVLRGSPLYMAPEMVCNGQYDARVDLWSMGVILYEALFGRPPFASRSFAELEEKIRSNHPIELPRHPRLSQECLDLLQRLLKRDPQQRISFKEFFAHPFVDMEHMPSAESLGKATSLVMEAVKKDQQGDASAALSLYSKALEYFVPALRYETDARRKEAIRSKVSQYISRAEQLKGLVSSNNKVLLQQGIPARDILKEMSKDKPCLYAALELASAAVAREEEGKDDYETLDLYQQSLGDLLRMLAAEPAGRRRELLHAEIQALMGRAEYLKEQIKMKESQWEAESIGKEGILDSARGSCILQ